From a region of the Trichocoleus desertorum ATA4-8-CV12 genome:
- a CDS encoding glutathione-dependent formaldehyde dehydrogenase yields the protein MRAVCWHGANDVRVDTVPDPKILNPRDAIIKVTAAAICGSDLHIYDGYIPTMQPGDIIGHEFMGEVVEVGSEVRKLQRGDRVVVSSIIGCGQCSYCNLQQWSLCDNSNPKGWLQEQVTGYSTAGIFGYSHAFGGYAGAHAEYIRVPFADHGAIKVPEGIPDEKLLFLSDAFPTGYMGAEMCDIQPGDTVAVWGAGAVGLFAMHSAYMLGAERVIAIDRFPERLRMAREWVKAEVINYEEVDAGEALKEMTGGRGPDSCIDAVGLEAHGMGVEGFYDKAKQAVRLETDRPNVLRQMMVACRKGGTLSIMGVYSGFVDKMPFGAAFNKGLTFKMGQMHGQRYIPMLLEHVLNGGIDPSAVLTHTLPLEEAKRGFEMFKNKQDNCMRVMFKP from the coding sequence ATGAGAGCAGTTTGCTGGCATGGGGCGAATGATGTGCGCGTAGACACCGTTCCCGACCCTAAAATTCTCAATCCGCGAGACGCAATTATCAAGGTGACAGCAGCGGCCATCTGTGGCTCCGATCTCCACATTTATGACGGCTACATCCCCACCATGCAGCCCGGTGACATTATTGGTCACGAATTTATGGGCGAAGTGGTCGAGGTGGGCAGCGAAGTGCGGAAATTGCAACGAGGCGATCGCGTCGTCGTTTCCTCGATCATTGGTTGCGGTCAATGCTCTTACTGCAACCTGCAACAGTGGTCTCTGTGCGACAACTCCAACCCCAAAGGCTGGCTACAAGAACAAGTCACAGGTTACTCCACCGCTGGAATTTTTGGCTACTCCCATGCCTTCGGAGGCTACGCTGGAGCCCACGCCGAATATATCCGCGTCCCCTTTGCCGACCACGGCGCGATTAAAGTTCCAGAAGGCATCCCCGACGAGAAATTACTCTTTCTCTCCGACGCTTTCCCCACCGGATACATGGGCGCAGAAATGTGCGACATCCAACCCGGAGATACCGTCGCGGTTTGGGGGGCAGGTGCCGTGGGTTTATTCGCCATGCACAGTGCCTATATGCTGGGTGCGGAACGAGTGATCGCGATCGATCGCTTCCCCGAACGCCTCCGAATGGCACGGGAATGGGTCAAAGCCGAAGTGATCAACTACGAAGAAGTAGACGCAGGCGAAGCTCTCAAAGAAATGACCGGAGGACGCGGCCCCGATAGCTGCATTGATGCGGTGGGACTAGAAGCACATGGCATGGGTGTAGAAGGCTTCTACGACAAAGCCAAGCAAGCCGTTCGCCTAGAAACCGATCGCCCCAACGTCCTACGGCAAATGATGGTCGCCTGTCGCAAAGGCGGCACTCTCTCGATCATGGGAGTCTATTCTGGCTTCGTAGACAAAATGCCCTTCGGCGCAGCCTTCAACAAAGGCTTGACCTTCAAAATGGGGCAAATGCACGGCCAGCGCTACATCCCCATGTTGCTAGAACACGTCCTCAACGGCGGCATCGATCCCTCTGCCGTCCTCACTCACACCCTACCCCTAGAAGAAGCCAAACGCGGCTTCGAAATGTTCAAAAACAAACAAGATAACTGCATGCGAGTCATGTTTAAACCGTGA
- a CDS encoding SRPBCC family protein, whose product MEQSSNQPIMSNQSSNSEASDAERWASLLGGGALVLAGLQQRSLRGVLTAVAGGGLLYQGMTKQSTVQQAQGVLQQAQDAVGLNKGIKVEKTVTINKPAEELYRFWRNLENLPRFMKHLKSVTAYNNTRSHWIASAPLGNSVEWDADIIQEEENRFIAWASAENADVDNSGFVRFQPATGNRGTEVKVVMEYNIPGGAVSAAIAKLLGEEPEQQIGDELRRFKMLMEAGEIATTEGQTSCRESH is encoded by the coding sequence ATGGAACAAAGTAGTAATCAGCCGATCATGTCTAACCAGTCTAGTAACAGCGAGGCCAGTGATGCTGAGCGTTGGGCCTCGCTCCTTGGAGGAGGTGCCTTAGTTTTAGCAGGTTTACAGCAACGCTCTCTCCGGGGCGTTTTGACCGCAGTTGCAGGCGGGGGCTTGCTTTATCAAGGCATGACCAAGCAAAGCACTGTGCAACAGGCTCAAGGAGTGCTTCAGCAGGCTCAAGATGCCGTGGGTCTTAACAAGGGCATCAAAGTCGAAAAAACTGTGACGATTAACAAGCCTGCCGAAGAGTTATACCGTTTTTGGCGCAACTTAGAGAACCTGCCCCGGTTCATGAAACATCTCAAGTCTGTCACCGCCTACAACAATACGCGATCGCATTGGATTGCCAGCGCTCCTTTGGGCAACAGTGTTGAGTGGGATGCCGACATCATTCAAGAAGAAGAAAACCGCTTCATTGCCTGGGCTTCTGCTGAGAACGCCGATGTTGATAACTCTGGCTTTGTGCGCTTCCAACCTGCTACAGGTAATCGTGGCACTGAAGTCAAAGTCGTGATGGAATACAACATTCCCGGTGGTGCCGTCTCCGCCGCGATCGCCAAGCTATTGGGCGAAGAACCCGAACAGCAAATTGGCGATGAGCTACGCCGCTTCAAGATGCTGATGGAAGCTGGCGAAATTGCCACCACCGAAGGGCAAACATCCTGTCGCGAGTCCCACTAG
- a CDS encoding phosphoribosyltransferase: MKRFQNRTEAGQALAALLTQYGERDDVLVLGLPRGGVPVAFEIATALHAPLDIFLVRKLGVPSHEELAMGAIASGDVRVLNQDVVEMQQISDTTLEQVTQSEKQELERREHLYRGDRPALPIQEQTVILVDDGLATGATMRAAVMAVRQQQPQEIVVAVPVGARQAYEQISPQVDAIICAVMPERFNSVGAWYEEFPQTSDREVCELLQRAQDSSFLSARLGV; encoded by the coding sequence ATGAAGCGATTTCAAAACCGAACCGAAGCAGGTCAAGCACTCGCAGCTTTGCTCACCCAATATGGCGAGCGCGATGATGTGCTGGTTTTAGGCTTGCCTCGCGGTGGGGTTCCGGTTGCCTTTGAAATTGCTACTGCCCTCCACGCTCCCCTAGATATTTTCCTCGTCCGGAAACTAGGAGTTCCTAGTCACGAAGAACTAGCAATGGGGGCGATCGCTTCCGGTGATGTGCGGGTGCTGAATCAAGATGTGGTGGAGATGCAGCAGATCTCGGATACCACGCTGGAACAGGTAACGCAGAGCGAGAAACAAGAATTAGAACGGCGAGAACATCTATATCGTGGCGATCGCCCTGCTCTCCCGATTCAAGAACAGACGGTGATTCTGGTTGATGATGGCTTGGCCACAGGAGCCACCATGCGAGCGGCAGTCATGGCGGTGCGGCAACAACAACCCCAAGAAATTGTGGTGGCGGTTCCGGTGGGAGCGCGGCAAGCATACGAGCAGATCAGCCCCCAAGTAGACGCCATCATCTGTGCTGTGATGCCAGAGCGCTTTAACTCGGTCGGAGCCTGGTACGAGGAGTTCCCGCAAACTAGCGATCGCGAAGTCTGTGAGTTGCTGCAACGCGCACAAGATAGTTCTTTTCTTTCCGCTCGGCTAGGCGTTTAG